A DNA window from Entelurus aequoreus isolate RoL-2023_Sb linkage group LG24, RoL_Eaeq_v1.1, whole genome shotgun sequence contains the following coding sequences:
- the tsg101a gene encoding tumor susceptibility 101a, giving the protein MAVVNNGALKKMLMQYKYRDLTVREITTVISQYKDLKPVMDGYVFNDGSTRDLMSLTGTVPVTYRGNIYNIPVCLWLLDTYPFNPPICFVKPTSTMMIKTGKHIDANGKIYLPYLHEWKHPQSELYGLIQVMIVVFGDEPPVFSRPTTQAPYQAFQAAGPPNPSYVPGMPAVSPYGPNPNAGNYPGYQYSGGNSYPTTTGPAHYPAQTPVSTVGSNRDGTIGEDTIRASLISAVSDKLRWRMKEEMDRAQAELDALKRTEEDLKKGHQKLEDMISRLDQEVSEVDRNIELLKRKDEELSDALEKMENQSENNDIDDIIVPTAPLYKQILNLYAEENAIEDTIFYLGEALRRGVIDLEVFLKHVRLLSRKQFQLRALMQKARKTAGLSDLY; this is encoded by the exons ATGGCGGTTGTTAACAATGGCGCCCTGAAGAAGATGTTGATG CAGTACAAGTACAGGGACCTGACAGTTCGTGAAATCACCACCGTCATCTCTCAGTACAAAGACCTGAAGCCGGTTATGGATGGTTATG TTTTCAACGATGGCTCTACAAGAGACCTGATGAGTTTAACAGGGACAGTTCCAGTTACCTATAGAG GCAACATCTACAACATCCCAGTATGTCTGTGGTTACTGGACACCTACCCCTTCAACCCTCCCATTTGTTTTGTTAAACCTACAAGTACCATGATGATCAAAACTGGGAAACATATCGATGCCAATGGAAAGATCTACTTGCCCTATCTACATGAGTGGAAGCAT CCTCAGTCAGAACTGTATGGACTTATTCAGGTGATGATTGTGGTGTTTGGAGATGAGCCTCCTGTGTTTTCTCGCCCTACCACCCAAGCGCCTTACCAGGCTTTCCAAGCTGCTGGACCCCCTAACC CTTCTTATGTACCTGGCATGCCTGCAGTTTCACCCTATGGTCCAAATCCTAATGCAGG AAACTATCCAGGTTACCAGTACTCTGGGGGGAACTCTTACCCAACTACCACTGGTCCTGCACACTACCCCGCACAAACTCCTGTGTCCACAGTGG GCTCAAACAGAGACGGCACCATTGGTGAGGACACCATTCGTGCATCGCTGATCTCAGCTGTTAGTGACAAGCTCCGCTGGAGGATGAAGGAGGAAATGGACAGGGCTCAGGCGGAGTTGGACGCCCTCAAGCGGACAGAAGAAGACCTCAAGAAGGGCCATCAGAAACTGGAGGATATGATCTCACGATTAGACCAGGAAGTG TCTGAAGTTGACAGGAACATCGAGCTGCTGAAGCGTAAAGACGAGGAGCTGAGTGATGCCCTAGAGAAAATGGAGAACCAGTCAGAGAACAATGACATTGATGACATCATCGTGCCCACAGCCCCTCTTTACAAACAGATTTTGAACTTGTACGCCGAGGAAAATGCAATCGAAGACACCATCTTCTACCTGGGAGAGGCCCTCCGCAGGGGGGTCATAGACCTGGAGGTTTTTCTCAAG CACGTACGCCTTCTGTCCAGAAAGCAGTTCCAGCTCCGTGCCCTCATGCAAAAAGCCCGCAAGACTGCCGGCCTCAGTGACCTCTACtga
- the LOC133641455 gene encoding tumor susceptibility gene 101 protein-like has product MTHCKNSLKKMLPKTYLRKQVAHEIYVALIHFRSLSPVVNDYVYNDGTTKVLMSLTGTLPIFFKDVRYNIPVCVWLEESYPQSAPICYVRPTSEMMILQGHYVSSNGEVLLPYLQDWKQGQCDLISLLQVMTATFGDLPPICMQPPPQPEQASCWLQFHRQTQVLHKADGRLYLSLCTEDGQHVVQENETNC; this is encoded by the exons atgacacactgcaaaaactcccTTAAGAAAATGCTGCCAAAG ACATATCTTCGCAAGCAGGTAGCCCATGAAATATATGTTGCACTGATTCATTTCAGAAGCCTTTCTCCAGTAGTGAATGACTATG TTTACAATGATGGAACCACCAAGGTGTTGATGAGTCTAACAGGAACCCTTCCGATCTTTTTTAAAG ATGTGCGCTACAACATTCCCGTGTGTGTGTGGCTTGAGGAAAGCTACCCTCAGTCAGCCCCCATCTGCTACGTCAGACCCACGAGTGAGATGATGATTCTGCAAGGACACTACGTGTCCAGCAATGGAGAGGTCCTGCTTCCCTACCTGCAGGACTGGAAGCAG GGGCAGTGTGACCTGATCAGCCTCCTGCAAGTGATGACTGCCACGTTTGGAGACCTTCCTCCTATTTGTATGCAACCTCCCCCACAGCCTGAACAAGCCTCAT GTTGGCTGCAGTTCCACAGGCAAACACAAGTGCTTCACAAGGCGGACGGTCGTTTATATTTGTCTTTATGCACAGAAGACGGTCAGCATGTCGTACAAGAGAACGAAACCAACTGTTAA